Part of the Sphaerochaeta associata genome is shown below.
AACAAGGCGGTGCTGGTGATCCCATCCACATCGCGGTCGCCGATGACACATACGTTCTCTCCCTCGGCAACCGCTTCATTGATGCGGTCGACCACCTCTTCCATATCATCGAAAAGGAAGGGATTGTGCAGATACGTGAGCTCCTGCTCCAAAAAAAACTTTACCTGCTCGCTGGAGGTCTGTCCTCTTCTGACCAGAATGGAGGCACTGAGCACATCCAGACCGTACTGTTCATGCAAACGCCGTATCTCCTGAGCGGAGACGGGTGATTTTTTCCAAACCATGTATATACAACCTTTCTTTTTATTTTGCCGATCATTGGTCTGCCGCTCCTTGCAGGATGCCTGCAGACAGGGTCTTGAGTGTTCCACCGGTGATTATCTGGGCGTACCTGAGCAGATAATTCTTGATTCGACTGGTGGCGGTCGGGCTGAGCTCGACAAGAACACTCTCTTCATACCCCAGTGAGGAAGTTGCCACCAAGTACCGACGAGCCCCCGGTGGCAGCAACATATTCGATTCAAGGGAAGCGCATTCGCTGCAACAGGGACAAGAGAGCGCGGAGGAGAAAGAGAGCACCTCCTGCTGACCGTACTCCCGTTCACAGATGGGACAGCTGGACAAATCGGTGCGCAGGCCTAGCAAGTCAGTCAACCGGTGGATGAACTGGATCAGGATCCGATCGCTGTACAAGGGAGCTTCAGAAAGCAGATCCAAGGCTGTGCTGAGCAGTTGATACTCCCCTGCACTCTCCCCTCCGTTGGTCTTGAGCACCAGCTCACAGAATAACAGGGCGCAATAGGTACGAACCAAATCGTCGCGAATATCGTCGTGGGTGGCAACAACCTCTGCATCCTTGAGCGTATAGTCCTTTTTCACCGGATTATAATAGAGGAAAAACTGAGCATCGGTGAACACCTCGGCTTTCACCGACTTCAAAGATTTACGCGCCCCATAGCTGATGACATCGATGATGCCATAGTCCACACTCAACAACTTCAGGCGCCGATTCAGCT
Proteins encoded:
- the recO gene encoding DNA repair protein RecO, whose protein sequence is MERNVSSLAIVLHSQRYGQLNRRLKLLSVDYGIIDVISYGARKSLKSVKAEVFTDAQFFLYYNPVKKDYTLKDAEVVATHDDIRDDLVRTYCALLFCELVLKTNGGESAGEYQLLSTALDLLSEAPLYSDRILIQFIHRLTDLLGLRTDLSSCPICEREYGQQEVLSFSSALSCPCCSECASLESNMLLPPGARRYLVATSSLGYEESVLVELSPTATSRIKNYLLRYAQIITGGTLKTLSAGILQGAADQ